The following coding sequences lie in one Allorhizobium pseudoryzae genomic window:
- a CDS encoding alpha/beta hydrolase family esterase, which translates to MRIYLLAMLAAALASPIAAEVPCGASTGCPIPGGEYRIAFPADGDVRGAFVYFHGWKGSADLQMEQRPLVAMTLAHHLAYVAVDGIEGGWSFPGSPTVRRDERRFIGALFDDLRQRYHFTPDRIVIGGFSIGASMAWYTACQQGEKAAGMVTFSGVFWNPLPKPSDCVSEIPPMVHFHGRADTTFPLEGRAIGDHFHQGDAFKSLAIMRQRARCDVTETRQIVVGGIVCDDVPDCLRGDSIMCLHNRGHEARAGWLDAGLAVLGFPK; encoded by the coding sequence ATGCGTATCTACCTTCTCGCCATGCTGGCGGCAGCGCTGGCTTCCCCAATCGCTGCAGAGGTTCCATGCGGCGCAAGTACCGGCTGTCCGATTCCGGGCGGAGAATATCGCATTGCCTTTCCCGCGGACGGCGACGTGAGAGGTGCCTTCGTCTATTTTCACGGATGGAAGGGATCGGCGGATCTGCAAATGGAGCAGCGGCCCCTGGTCGCCATGACGCTTGCTCATCACCTCGCTTATGTGGCGGTCGATGGCATCGAGGGAGGATGGTCCTTTCCCGGCAGTCCGACCGTCCGGCGGGATGAAAGGCGCTTTATCGGAGCCCTGTTCGATGATCTGAGGCAGCGGTATCATTTTACGCCGGACAGGATCGTCATCGGCGGGTTTTCGATCGGCGCGTCGATGGCTTGGTATACTGCATGCCAACAGGGTGAAAAGGCGGCCGGAATGGTGACGTTCTCCGGTGTGTTCTGGAACCCGTTACCAAAGCCCTCCGACTGCGTGTCCGAAATCCCGCCAATGGTGCACTTTCACGGTCGCGCCGACACCACATTCCCCCTGGAAGGGCGGGCCATCGGCGACCATTTTCATCAAGGGGACGCCTTCAAAAGCCTTGCCATCATGCGCCAGCGGGCACGATGCGATGTGACGGAGACCAGACAGATTGTCGTGGGCGGTATCGTCTGTGACGATGTTCCCGATTGCCTTCGCGGTGACAGCATCATGTGTCTTCACAACCGCGGCCACGAGGCGCGCGCGGGGTGGCTCGACGCTGGCCTTGCCGTTCTGGGCTTCCCGAAATAG
- a CDS encoding sulfate/molybdate ABC transporter ATP-binding protein encodes MDVSVSHVTKEFARFPALNDVSLDIRSGELIALLGPSGSGKTTLLRLIAGLDQPTEGQILFGGEDASHKSVQERNIGFVFQHYALFRHMTVAENIGFGLRVRPAATRPSKAETRQRVAELLDMVQLTGLEKRYPNQLSGGQRQRVALARAMAIEPRVLLLDEPFGALDAKVRKELRKWLREFHDRTGHTTVFVTHDQEEALELADRVVVMSQGRIEQIGSADDVYDRPGSPFVHRFIGEASELPVRVENGVVWLDDRPTGLKSEQAGRGSLFFRPHDVDFVDGCGGCLSGVVIGSRRLAGSRRVELELGGGRLRVEVDIALDNPAALKTSVSFRPRHWAIFPAAGEDYA; translated from the coding sequence ATGGATGTTTCCGTTTCCCATGTGACCAAGGAATTCGCCCGCTTCCCGGCATTGAACGATGTCTCGCTCGATATCCGGTCCGGTGAACTGATTGCGCTGCTCGGGCCGTCCGGCTCCGGCAAGACGACTCTTCTGCGGCTGATTGCGGGTCTGGATCAGCCGACCGAGGGGCAGATCCTGTTCGGCGGCGAGGATGCCTCGCACAAAAGCGTTCAGGAGCGGAACATCGGCTTCGTCTTTCAACATTATGCGCTGTTTCGTCATATGACGGTGGCGGAAAACATCGGGTTCGGGCTGAGGGTAAGGCCTGCCGCGACGCGTCCCTCCAAGGCGGAAACACGCCAGCGGGTCGCAGAGCTTCTGGACATGGTGCAACTCACCGGTCTGGAAAAGCGCTATCCCAACCAGTTGTCCGGCGGCCAGCGTCAGCGCGTGGCCCTTGCCCGCGCCATGGCAATCGAGCCGCGCGTGCTGCTGCTCGACGAGCCGTTCGGCGCGCTCGATGCCAAAGTGCGCAAGGAATTGCGAAAATGGCTGCGCGAGTTCCACGACCGGACCGGACACACGACCGTCTTCGTCACCCATGACCAGGAAGAGGCACTGGAGCTGGCCGACCGGGTGGTCGTGATGAGCCAGGGCAGGATCGAACAGATCGGCTCCGCCGATGATGTCTATGATCGGCCGGGATCGCCCTTCGTGCACCGCTTTATCGGCGAGGCATCCGAACTTCCCGTCCGCGTGGAGAACGGCGTCGTCTGGCTTGACGACCGGCCGACCGGCCTCAAGAGCGAACAGGCCGGACGGGGCTCTCTCTTCTTCCGTCCGCACGATGTGGATTTCGTCGATGGCTGCGGCGGCTGCCTGAGCGGCGTGGTCATCGGCAGCCGAAGGCTTGCCGGCTCACGCCGAGTGGAGCTTGAACTCGGCGGTGGGCGTCTTCGTGTCGAGGTCGACATTGCCCTCGACAACCCAGCCGCACTGAAGACATCGGTATCGTTCAGACCGCGTCATTGGGCAATATTCCCGGCTGCAGGCGAAGATTATGCATAG
- a CDS encoding YHS domain-containing (seleno)protein — translation MTGLLRKLLPLASALTLSLAANAFAEEIFATKGVAINGYDPVAYFTDHKPVKGSDKYTANYKGATFHFASAAHRDAFIADPAHFAPQYGGYCAYGTAQGHKAPTEPQAFTVVGNKLYLNYDDSVLKAWREDVPGNIAKADANWDTVKLQPEP, via the coding sequence ATGACCGGCTTGTTACGAAAACTACTCCCGCTTGCCTCTGCTCTGACGCTCTCCCTGGCTGCCAACGCGTTTGCGGAAGAAATCTTCGCGACCAAAGGGGTCGCGATCAATGGTTATGATCCCGTCGCCTATTTCACCGATCACAAGCCGGTAAAAGGCTCGGACAAATATACAGCAAACTATAAGGGAGCCACCTTCCATTTCGCATCGGCGGCCCATCGGGACGCATTCATCGCCGATCCGGCGCATTTCGCGCCACAATATGGCGGCTACTGTGCGTACGGGACCGCTCAGGGACACAAGGCCCCGACCGAACCCCAGGCGTTCACCGTGGTGGGGAACAAGCTCTACCTCAATTACGACGACAGCGTCCTTAAGGCCTGGCGAGAGGATGTGCCCGGCAATATCGCGAAGGCCGATGCGAACTGGGATACGGTCAAATTGCAGCCGGAGCCGTGA
- a CDS encoding CopD family protein codes for MYLLVKTVHVFAVVLTIGGVLLLAMTLRTIHPRIDERSRHVVESVLRWDIVVTTPALAVVWLAGFTMAFGAGWDTSIWLLLKMIPVVFLTGLHTIGADMLRRALRGQVKLPALVRHAPVATLVAFAAIAWLAVVKPF; via the coding sequence ATGTATCTCCTTGTAAAGACTGTTCATGTTTTTGCCGTCGTTCTGACGATCGGCGGCGTTTTGTTGCTCGCCATGACGTTGAGAACCATCCATCCCCGGATTGATGAACGATCCCGCCACGTCGTTGAGAGCGTCCTGAGGTGGGATATCGTCGTAACCACACCGGCCCTGGCGGTCGTCTGGTTGGCGGGCTTCACCATGGCGTTCGGGGCGGGATGGGATACGTCGATATGGCTTCTGCTGAAGATGATACCTGTTGTCTTCCTGACGGGGCTCCACACCATCGGGGCTGACATGCTTCGCCGCGCGCTCCGCGGACAGGTGAAGTTGCCGGCGTTGGTGCGGCACGCACCGGTCGCCACGCTCGTCGCATTCGCCGCGATTGCGTGGCTGGCCGTCGTGAAACCTTTCTAG
- a CDS encoding SLC13 family permease, with protein sequence MTPSQILIIILLAGLLAAFASDRFRAENVAIAGLVAGVVLGLVPVHRIFSGLTNPAVITVLEVLLIVHALARSHVFDRIGDVLGRRFIDPRMQILVLCVIAAVLSSVMNNIAAFSLMLPACFSLMARGRVPVRWIFLPLSYATLLGGLWTSIGTPPNLIASTFLQRAGMQGFALLDFAPVGILATAAGLLAMAFWLPRTLMDEGDSETDGDTQSLSRVTTELRISVSELPPPSVATLQTRLGGRIHNIIRDGKRIFPLRPDTTIDASDRLLVDAEPKALDRALAAGAVSYWRRAHTGERRRLSAIVMPHSLLAGSSIAAQNLTDNTGVEILQVEGEQVRYDGPFEEVALRVGSILLLEGDEAAIGAFIAYHDLVEVAEKPNSGTTVVGVIPLAVFAVGVVAVACGLVAPEVALGGVVAFLCLTGKLDIRSALRTLNWPILVILSAMLPLGEAVGTTGAAAAIASALADHLPLTFAPVAVFALLATAMAITPFVNNATTVTILAPIAIEIGHATQLSPQMLVMAVAVGASCDFLTPFGHHNNTLAYGLGHYRFRDFLKLGWPVSLASFLVAGSVLLLYW encoded by the coding sequence GTGACGCCCAGCCAGATCCTGATCATCATCCTGCTCGCGGGTCTGCTTGCCGCCTTCGCAAGCGACCGATTCCGCGCCGAGAACGTGGCGATCGCCGGGCTGGTTGCGGGCGTTGTGCTGGGGCTTGTTCCAGTCCATCGCATCTTCTCGGGTCTCACCAACCCCGCGGTCATCACCGTCCTTGAAGTGCTGCTGATCGTCCATGCGCTGGCGCGAAGCCATGTCTTCGACCGGATCGGAGACGTCTTGGGCCGTCGGTTCATCGACCCTCGCATGCAGATCTTGGTGCTTTGCGTCATCGCCGCCGTCCTGTCGAGCGTGATGAACAACATCGCGGCGTTCTCCCTGATGCTGCCGGCCTGCTTTTCCCTGATGGCGCGAGGACGGGTGCCCGTGCGCTGGATCTTCCTCCCGCTCTCCTATGCCACATTGCTGGGCGGGCTGTGGACCTCGATCGGCACGCCACCCAACCTCATTGCCAGCACCTTCTTGCAGCGCGCCGGGATGCAGGGTTTTGCCCTGCTGGACTTTGCACCGGTCGGCATTCTCGCCACCGCAGCCGGATTGCTCGCTATGGCTTTCTGGTTGCCGCGCACGCTGATGGACGAAGGCGACTCCGAAACGGACGGGGACACCCAGAGCCTCTCCCGAGTCACGACGGAACTGCGGATATCCGTCTCCGAACTGCCGCCTCCGTCGGTCGCCACCCTTCAGACGCGGCTTGGTGGGCGCATCCACAATATCATCCGCGACGGGAAACGGATCTTTCCGCTCCGGCCGGATACCACCATAGATGCATCGGACCGACTGCTGGTGGACGCAGAGCCGAAGGCGCTCGACCGCGCGCTTGCAGCAGGAGCCGTCTCCTACTGGCGCCGGGCACACACCGGCGAACGACGGCGCCTCAGCGCGATCGTGATGCCACACAGCCTTCTGGCCGGCTCCTCCATCGCCGCGCAGAACCTGACGGACAACACGGGCGTGGAGATCCTGCAGGTCGAAGGCGAACAGGTGCGTTATGACGGGCCTTTCGAGGAAGTGGCCCTCAGGGTCGGCAGCATCCTGCTTCTCGAAGGTGATGAAGCCGCGATCGGGGCTTTCATTGCCTATCATGACCTGGTCGAAGTTGCGGAGAAGCCCAATTCCGGCACGACCGTCGTCGGTGTCATACCGCTTGCGGTATTCGCAGTGGGAGTGGTGGCGGTCGCCTGCGGCCTCGTCGCACCCGAAGTGGCACTTGGCGGGGTCGTGGCCTTTCTCTGCCTGACCGGCAAGCTCGACATCCGATCGGCCCTTCGCACCCTCAACTGGCCGATCCTCGTTATTCTCAGCGCAATGCTCCCCTTGGGCGAGGCCGTGGGCACCACGGGCGCTGCGGCTGCCATTGCATCAGCGCTGGCAGATCACCTGCCCCTCACCTTTGCGCCCGTCGCGGTCTTTGCACTGCTTGCGACCGCCATGGCCATCACGCCCTTCGTCAACAATGCAACGACCGTGACCATCCTGGCGCCGATCGCCATCGAGATTGGGCATGCCACGCAGCTTTCGCCGCAGATGCTCGTCATGGCAGTTGCCGTCGGAGCCTCCTGCGACTTCCTCACCCCCTTCGGCCACCACAACAACACGCTGGCCTATGGGCTCGGCCATTACCGTTTCAGGGACTTCCTGAAGCTCGGATGGCCGGTCTCGCTTGCCAGCTTCCTCGTCGCCGGCAGCGTTCTGTTGCTTTACTGGTGA
- the cysT gene encoding sulfate ABC transporter permease subunit CysT, with product MTSATASKRWRMKEPSIIPGFGLTLGFSVAYLSLIILIPLAGLVWRASSLSGAEFLAILTDVRTLAALKISFGTALIAAVINAVFGVLICWVLVRYEFPGRRLIDSMVDLPFALPTAVAGIALSALYAPQGWIGSWFTSFGIRIAYTPIGITIALIFIGLPFVVRTVQPVMEEIDREVEEAAATLGANRFQTIFKVLLPSLTPAILTGFALAFARGVGEYGSVVFIAGNIPYVSEIAPLLIVIRLEEFNYAGATAIATMMLAISFAMLLVINLIQAWSRGRYGHG from the coding sequence ATGACATCCGCAACCGCATCGAAGCGGTGGCGAATGAAAGAGCCGAGCATCATCCCGGGCTTCGGGTTGACGCTCGGTTTTTCAGTCGCCTACCTCTCGCTCATCATCCTCATTCCGCTGGCGGGTCTCGTCTGGCGCGCCAGTTCGCTGTCCGGCGCCGAGTTCCTGGCCATCCTCACCGACGTCCGCACGCTCGCGGCGCTGAAGATCAGCTTCGGCACGGCTTTGATCGCAGCGGTCATCAATGCCGTCTTCGGCGTGCTGATCTGCTGGGTGCTGGTCCGCTATGAATTTCCGGGGCGCCGGCTCATCGATTCGATGGTTGATCTGCCCTTTGCGCTGCCGACAGCGGTCGCCGGCATTGCGCTCAGCGCGCTCTATGCGCCGCAAGGCTGGATCGGCTCCTGGTTCACGTCGTTCGGCATCCGCATCGCTTATACGCCGATCGGCATCACCATCGCCCTGATCTTCATCGGCCTGCCCTTCGTGGTGCGCACCGTGCAGCCGGTGATGGAGGAGATCGACCGCGAGGTGGAAGAGGCGGCGGCGACGCTTGGCGCCAACCGCTTCCAGACCATTTTCAAGGTGCTCCTGCCCAGCCTGACGCCAGCGATCCTGACCGGCTTCGCGCTGGCCTTCGCCCGTGGCGTCGGGGAATACGGCTCCGTCGTCTTCATCGCCGGGAATATTCCGTATGTCTCCGAGATCGCACCGCTTCTGATCGTCATTCGCCTGGAGGAGTTCAACTATGCCGGCGCGACCGCCATCGCGACGATGATGCTGGCGATCTCCTTTGCCATGCTGCTCGTCATCAACCTGATCCAGGCCTGGAGCCGTGGGAGATATGGACATGGCTGA
- a CDS encoding cold-shock protein: MATGTVKFFAQDKGFGFITPDNGGPDVFVHISAVGFGASLTDGQKVSYDVGQDRKTGKSKAENVSVL, encoded by the coding sequence ATGGCAACTGGTACCGTAAAGTTTTTCGCTCAGGACAAGGGCTTCGGCTTCATCACCCCGGACAATGGTGGACCGGATGTGTTCGTCCACATCTCGGCTGTAGGCTTCGGCGCTTCGCTGACCGATGGCCAGAAGGTCAGCTACGACGTGGGCCAAGACCGGAAGACAGGCAAGTCGAAGGCTGAGAACGTTAGCGTCCTCTGA
- a CDS encoding alpha/beta hydrolase, which translates to MRLPRLIRLAIAVALSFTAPYPALADDVSFAAKDGVQIHADLRKPIGTSRGTILLFHMAGSNKSEYEPLAPLLNKAGFGTLAVDQRSGGDLWGAVNETAANSRTSHTYADALPDLEAALGYATAHTSAPIAVWGSSYSSALVFVVAAHHPEVKALLAFSPAEYISGYSIQEEASRLTIPVFITSAPDAEEVMSAMALAKAVPNGLAQQYVPRHGVHGSSSLRHDANPVGAAENWRHVLAFLDKAMPRS; encoded by the coding sequence ATGCGCTTGCCTCGACTTATCCGTCTCGCCATCGCCGTAGCCTTGAGCTTTACCGCGCCGTATCCGGCGCTCGCCGATGACGTGTCCTTCGCGGCCAAAGATGGGGTGCAGATCCACGCAGATCTTCGCAAGCCGATCGGGACCAGCCGAGGCACGATCCTCCTGTTCCACATGGCCGGATCGAACAAAAGCGAATATGAACCTCTCGCGCCGCTCCTCAACAAGGCGGGGTTCGGGACCCTTGCCGTCGATCAACGTTCGGGCGGCGACCTGTGGGGGGCCGTGAACGAAACGGCTGCGAATTCCCGGACAAGCCACACCTACGCGGACGCCCTACCTGATCTTGAGGCAGCCCTGGGTTACGCGACAGCACATACCAGCGCTCCCATTGCTGTGTGGGGATCGAGCTATTCGTCGGCGCTCGTGTTTGTCGTTGCGGCACACCATCCGGAGGTCAAAGCGCTCCTGGCATTTTCGCCGGCCGAATATATCAGCGGCTACTCGATCCAGGAAGAAGCATCCCGTTTGACGATTCCGGTCTTTATCACCTCTGCACCGGACGCCGAGGAAGTGATGAGTGCGATGGCCTTGGCGAAAGCTGTGCCAAACGGTCTGGCGCAACAATATGTGCCAAGGCACGGCGTCCATGGTTCCTCCAGCCTTCGACATGACGCCAATCCCGTGGGCGCCGCGGAAAACTGGAGGCACGTCCTGGCTTTTCTGGATAAGGCCATGCCGCGCTCCTGA
- a CDS encoding sulfate ABC transporter substrate-binding protein: MADTTLLNVSYDPTREFYKDFNAAFAKHYKAETGETVTIQQSHGGSGKQARSVIDGLEADVVTLALESDINAIVQNGGKIKADWRGRLPDNSSPYTSTIVFLVRKGNPKNIHNWGDLVKGDVQIVTPNPKTSGGARWNYLAAWAWANEEFKGDQDKIKAYIADLYKRAPVLDSGARGSTVTFAQRQIGDVLLAWENEAYLAGEEFGKDAFEIVVPPISILAEPPVAVVDANVDAKGTRKVAEAYLQYLYSSEGQNLAAKHFYRPAKRDVVKPELLKALPDIKLVTIDDPLFGGWKKAQPEHFGDGGIFDQIYKPAR, encoded by the coding sequence ATGGCCGATACGACACTGCTCAACGTTTCCTACGACCCGACCCGCGAATTCTACAAGGATTTCAACGCGGCCTTTGCAAAACATTACAAGGCCGAAACCGGTGAGACCGTTACCATCCAGCAATCGCATGGCGGCTCCGGCAAGCAGGCGCGCTCGGTCATCGACGGGCTTGAAGCCGATGTCGTGACGCTGGCGCTGGAAAGCGACATCAATGCGATCGTCCAGAACGGTGGCAAGATCAAGGCGGATTGGCGCGGGCGCCTGCCTGACAATTCCTCGCCCTATACCTCCACCATCGTCTTCCTCGTTCGCAAGGGAAACCCGAAGAACATCCACAATTGGGGTGACCTGGTGAAGGGTGACGTCCAGATCGTCACCCCCAATCCAAAAACCTCCGGCGGTGCGCGCTGGAACTACCTTGCCGCTTGGGCCTGGGCGAACGAAGAATTCAAGGGCGACCAGGACAAGATCAAGGCCTACATCGCCGACCTTTACAAGCGCGCCCCGGTGCTGGACAGCGGCGCGCGCGGCTCCACCGTCACCTTCGCGCAGCGCCAGATCGGCGATGTCCTGCTCGCCTGGGAGAACGAGGCCTATCTGGCCGGCGAGGAGTTCGGCAAGGACGCCTTCGAGATCGTCGTGCCACCGATTTCCATTCTCGCGGAGCCGCCGGTCGCAGTGGTGGATGCCAATGTCGACGCCAAGGGCACGCGCAAGGTGGCGGAAGCCTACCTGCAGTATTTGTACTCCAGTGAGGGACAGAACCTTGCCGCCAAGCATTTTTACCGCCCGGCCAAGCGTGACGTGGTCAAACCCGAGCTGCTGAAGGCCCTGCCGGACATCAAGCTGGTGACGATCGACGATCCGCTCTTTGGCGGCTGGAAGAAGGCGCAGCCCGAGCACTTCGGCGATGGCGGCATCTTCGACCAGATCTACAAGCCCGCGCGCTAG
- the cysW gene encoding sulfate ABC transporter permease subunit CysW, translated as MAERPSRTRAFRNPTDETPLTKLVLIGIGGAFLAFFLFLPLITVFVEAFRNGVERYAEALVEPDAAAAIRLTLTVAAIAVPFNLVFGLAAAWAIAKFEFRGKAFLITLIDLPFSISPVISGLVYVLLFGSQSVLGPMLKSYGIEILFAVPGIVLATVFVTFPFVARELIPLMQDQGTGDEEAALSLGASGWQTFWYVTLPNIKWGLLYGVLLCNARAMGEFGAVSVVSGHIRGLTNTMPLHVEILYNEYNMAAAFAVASLLAALALVTLVLKTLLEIRFGAGNAGGRRH; from the coding sequence ATGGCTGAGCGCCCATCGCGCACGCGCGCTTTCCGCAACCCCACCGACGAGACACCGCTGACCAAGCTGGTGCTGATCGGCATCGGCGGCGCCTTCCTCGCATTCTTCCTGTTTCTGCCGCTGATCACCGTCTTCGTCGAAGCCTTCCGTAACGGCGTCGAACGTTACGCGGAGGCGCTGGTCGAGCCGGATGCGGCTGCGGCCATCCGGCTCACTCTCACGGTCGCCGCCATAGCTGTGCCTTTCAACCTCGTCTTCGGTCTCGCCGCCGCCTGGGCCATCGCCAAGTTCGAGTTCAGGGGGAAGGCCTTCCTGATCACGCTGATCGATCTGCCGTTTTCGATCTCACCGGTGATTTCCGGTCTCGTCTATGTCTTGCTGTTCGGCAGCCAAAGCGTGCTTGGCCCGATGCTGAAGAGCTACGGGATCGAAATCCTGTTTGCCGTGCCGGGCATCGTGCTTGCCACCGTCTTCGTCACCTTCCCCTTCGTCGCGCGTGAACTGATCCCCCTGATGCAGGACCAAGGCACCGGTGACGAGGAGGCGGCGCTCTCGCTCGGCGCATCCGGCTGGCAGACCTTTTGGTACGTGACACTGCCCAATATCAAATGGGGCCTGCTGTATGGCGTATTGCTCTGCAATGCCCGCGCCATGGGCGAGTTCGGCGCGGTCTCGGTGGTCTCGGGTCATATCCGCGGGCTGACCAACACCATGCCGCTGCATGTCGAGATCCTCTACAACGAATACAACATGGCCGCCGCCTTCGCCGTCGCCTCGCTGCTGGCCGCCTTGGCGCTGGTCACGCTTGTCCTCAAGACCCTTCTGGAAATCCGCTTCGGCGCCGGCAATGCCGGCGGTCGCCGACACTGA
- a CDS encoding DUF1223 domain-containing protein, producing the protein MAHVNEIQKAAFAFSVVVGMAMPAHAADRSLTVVELFTSQGCSSCPPANANLGKISRRPDVLALSFSVTYWDYLGWKDTFGKPEFTQRQITYEPALNQPGPYTPQMVVNGLATTVGNRLDDVEALLAAAQPLNGPSLALRGGTVQVGWSETTLPADVWLIRYDPAIEAVPVARGENRGSTLPHTHVVRRLDRLGMWNGRRASFTLPASEHGLKTAVLVQRPNGGPILSAVTD; encoded by the coding sequence ATGGCTCATGTCAATGAAATTCAGAAAGCGGCCTTTGCCTTCTCTGTCGTCGTGGGGATGGCAATGCCTGCTCATGCGGCAGATCGGTCACTGACCGTCGTCGAACTGTTCACCAGTCAGGGCTGCTCGTCCTGTCCGCCGGCCAATGCCAATCTTGGCAAAATCAGCCGGCGGCCGGATGTTCTGGCGCTCAGTTTTTCGGTGACCTACTGGGACTATCTCGGCTGGAAGGACACCTTCGGAAAGCCGGAATTCACCCAACGGCAGATCACCTATGAGCCGGCTCTCAACCAACCCGGTCCTTATACCCCGCAGATGGTGGTGAATGGACTCGCCACCACCGTCGGCAACCGGCTCGACGATGTTGAAGCGCTTCTTGCCGCGGCTCAACCGCTGAACGGGCCAAGCCTGGCGCTGCGCGGAGGGACAGTGCAGGTCGGTTGGTCGGAGACAACACTTCCGGCCGATGTCTGGCTCATTCGCTATGATCCTGCCATTGAAGCGGTTCCGGTGGCGCGCGGTGAAAATCGCGGCAGCACACTGCCGCATACGCATGTGGTTCGCCGTCTTGACCGCTTGGGAATGTGGAATGGCCGGCGTGCGTCTTTCACCTTGCCGGCCTCGGAACATGGCTTGAAGACCGCAGTCCTCGTCCAACGCCCGAACGGCGGCCCGATCCTGTCTGCCGTTACGGACTAG